One genomic segment of Hydra vulgaris chromosome 14, alternate assembly HydraT2T_AEP includes these proteins:
- the LOC136090498 gene encoding zinc finger MYM-type protein 1-like has protein sequence MDQKRHISGAQARKRVIFKKEKEVILLSKIPGLNNFFKQINNITPSCVEDNKLESSNDTTITNNCSTTSTSIQCTASSSDQSVVDVNEESEKSELNVILNPLTQNNTNNFKDPVDWTNSNICRNYIAKFRYDQNIDADFTSSKQSCSDYDRYCSKSIFTKNRKNGENVSRKWLVYSILKFVLFCTPCKLFGCSTQLGDAGFNDWKNGHLLISRHENFLAHKNNTLSFITLQSDVGRIDTQLATQATDEMSYWKAVLHRIVEVIKFLGAKGLSFRGDNEQFNKINKGNFLGTLELFAKFDPSIAQHIEKYGNRGKGTPSYLSSTIYEELLLLMKNDIIKIILKELKAAKYYSLIVDSTPDIANVDQLVIALRYVLPSGVPAKRFLIFISNSGHKSKEMSNVVMDFLNSHNIPIENCRGQSYDNARNMSGQYSGLQSRIKSFNSFAEYVPCSAHSLNLGSERVQQKVKNLSVKNLSVTRWSARFDACHALFNYYEFIIEALHSIVDNQKEKAVYKVEANGFNATNKKLQSTDIDLHTVLDLYNGLENYLVQIRDDFDVFENKAVEITDCSEYAKDSKRKKKRKAMADESRSQPLTEITGKIDFIRNVYYVIIDTLKCQLSSRRQAYEIISDIYGCIPTLYKTPSSIVIRNTCETLTKYFIDDVENSSLLIDECILFSKLISTDKNVKSVLSMYKYIKTKELECMFPNLEVVMRMYLSTAVSNCSGERAFSVLKRVKPYLRSTMKEERLNALAIFSIEAELIEKLDFNDTINTFAHQKARKRKV, from the exons atggaTCAGAAACGACATATTAGTGGAGCCCAAGCGAGAAAGcgtgtaatttttaaaaaagaaaaagaagtgaTTTTACTTAGTAAAATACCTgggttaaataactttttcaaacaaataaataacattaccCCTAGTTGTGTTGAAGATAATAAACTAGAATCTTCAAATGATACAACTATTACTAATAATTGTTCTACTACTTCTACTTCTATTCAATGTACTGCGTCTTCTTCAGATCAATCAGTTGTTGATGTAAATGAGGAATCAGAAAAATCTGAGCTAAATGTCATTCTTAATCCTCTTACGCagaataatacaaataattttaaagatccAGTAGATTGGACAAATAGTAATATATGTCGTAATTATATTGCAAAATTTCGATATGATCAGAACATTGATGCAGATTTTACCTCATCAAAACAATCTTGTTCTGATTATGATCGTTATTGTAGTAAATCAATCTTTACGAAAAATCGAAAAAACGGAGAAAATGTTTCACGGAAATGGCttgtttattcaattttaaaatttgtattattttgtacTCCATGCAAATTATTTGGATGCAGTACTCAACTGGGAGATGCTGGATTTAATGATTGGAAAAATGGACATTTACTTATTTCCAGGCACGAAAATTTTTTGgcacataaaaataatacattaagttttattacattacaaAGTGATGTAGGTAGAATTGACACTCAATTGGCAACACAAGCGACTGATGAAATGAGTTACTGGAAAGCTGTTCTTCATCGAATTgttgaagtaattaaatttcTCGGTGCAAAAGGTTTATCATTTAGAGGTGATAATgaacaatttaacaaaattaacaaaggGAACTTTTTGGGAACGTTAGAGTTATTTGCTAAATTTGACCCTTCTATTGCTCAACATATAGAAAAATATGGGAATAGAGGGAAAGGAACTCCGTCTTATTTATCATCCACAATCTATGAAGAACTTTTACTTTTGATGAAgaatgatataattaaaattatattaaaagaattaaaagcaGCCAAGTATTATTCTTTAATTGTTGATTCTACACCTGATATAGCAAACGTCGATCAACTTGTTATTGCATTAAGATATGTTTTACCTAGTGGTGTACctgcaaaaagatttttaatattcatttcaaaCAGTGGTCATAAATCTAAAGAAATGAGCAATGTTGTAATGGATTTTCTTAATTCACACAATATACCAATTGAAAATTGTCGTGGCCAGAGCTACGACAATGCGAGAAATATGTCAGGACAGTATTCTGGATTGCAGtcaagaattaaaagttttaattcatttgCAGAGTATGTACCATGTTCTGCACATTCTCTTAACTTGGGGTCGGAACGTGTGCAGCAGAAAGTT aaaaatcttagtgtaaaaaatttatcagtaACTCGCTGGAGTGCTCGTTTTGATGCTTGCCatgctttatttaattattatgaatttataattGAAGCTTTGCATAGTATAGTTGATAATCAGAAAGAAAAAGCTGTATATAAAGTAGAAGCTAACGG ttttaatgctacaaataaaaaattacaatcaaCTGACATTGATCTTCATACAGTATTAGACCTATATAATGGCCTTGAAAATTACTTGGTACAGATCAGAGatgattttgatgtttttgaaaataaggcTGTAGAAATTACTGATTGTTCGGAGTATGCCAAAGATtccaagagaaaaaaaaagagaaag gctaTGGCTGATGAATCAAGATCTCAACCTCTCACAGAAATCACAGggaaaatagattttattagaaatgtATATTATGTGATCATTGATACTCTTAAATGTCAACTTAGTTCAAGAAGACAAGCTTATGAAATAATATCAGATATTTATGGGTGTATACCCACATTGTATAAAACACCGAGTTCTATTGTTATAAGGAACACATGTGAAactttgacaaaatattttattgatgatGTTGAAAACTCAAGCTTACTTATAGATGAGtgtattcttttttcaaaattaatttccacggataaaaatgtaaaatctgtTCTCTCTATGTATAAGTACATCAAGACCAAAGAATTAGAGTGTATGTTTCCAAATTTAGAAGTAGTTATGCGTATGTACCTTAGTACAGCAGTTTCAAACTGCTCAGGCGAAAGAGCTTTTTCTGTACTTAAAAGAGTAAAACCCTACTTGAGGTCAACCATGAAGGAGGAAAGACTGAATGCATTAGCAATATTTAGCATTGAAGCAGAATTGattgaaaaattagattttaatgaTACTATAAACACATTTGCCCAtcaaaaagcaagaaaaagaaaagtataa